In Bradyrhizobium erythrophlei, a single genomic region encodes these proteins:
- a CDS encoding co-chaperone GroES, with protein MKFRPLHDRVVVKRIDAEEKTAGGIIIPDTAKEKPSQGEVTAVGPGGRDEAGKLIPIDIKVGDRVLFGKWSGTEVKIDGEDLLIMKESDIMGVLTDVPASKKKAA; from the coding sequence ATGAAATTCCGTCCGCTTCACGACCGCGTCGTGGTCAAGCGCATCGACGCCGAAGAGAAGACCGCAGGCGGCATCATCATTCCCGACACGGCCAAGGAAAAGCCCTCCCAGGGTGAAGTCACCGCTGTCGGCCCCGGCGGCCGCGACGAAGCCGGCAAGCTGATCCCGATCGACATCAAGGTCGGCGACCGCGTCCTGTTCGGCAAGTGGTCGGGCACCGAGGTCAAGATCGATGGCGAAGATCTCCTGATCATGAAGGAGAGCGACATCATGGGCGTCCTGACCGACGTCCCCGCCAGCAAGAAGAAAGCCGCTTAA
- a CDS encoding cupin domain-containing protein yields MAKKKSKKPAARATAKSRAAAKTSARKKSSTRKVVAKSNAKSNARRKLKSKGRAAAPVKRARPKQHVAISHHRDEDFKSDGLRAYAQYRDLGVVEASGGVARAHVIRLIGPCDPNEVSKLHFHDVDFQMVYVLKGWVKTYMEGVGETTFQIGSSWTQPPRIKHLIMDYSDDVELLEVILPADFKTVELAA; encoded by the coding sequence ATGGCCAAAAAGAAATCGAAGAAGCCGGCCGCGCGCGCGACCGCCAAATCGCGTGCAGCGGCGAAGACATCGGCGCGCAAGAAATCGTCAACTCGAAAGGTTGTCGCCAAGTCGAACGCCAAGTCGAACGCGCGGCGAAAATTGAAGAGCAAGGGCAGGGCGGCGGCGCCGGTCAAGCGCGCGCGACCGAAGCAGCATGTCGCCATCAGCCATCACCGCGACGAGGACTTCAAATCCGACGGGCTGCGCGCCTATGCGCAATATCGCGACCTCGGCGTGGTCGAAGCCAGCGGTGGCGTGGCGCGGGCGCATGTCATCCGCCTGATCGGCCCGTGCGATCCGAACGAAGTGTCAAAGCTGCACTTCCACGACGTCGATTTCCAGATGGTCTACGTGCTCAAGGGTTGGGTGAAGACCTACATGGAAGGTGTTGGCGAAACGACGTTCCAGATCGGCAGCTCCTGGACCCAGCCGCCGCGCATCAAGCACCTGATCATGGACTATTCCGACGACGTCGAATTGCTGGAAGTGATCCTGCCGGCCGACTTCAAGACCGTCGAACTGGCGGCGTGA
- a CDS encoding SRPBCC family protein, whose translation MAVKGWDAQSATADREIVISRIISAPRELVFEAFTEVRHLSRWWGPTGFTTTTRAFEFRAGGVWDFVMHGPDGTDYQEWICWTEISPPERIALLHGERRGDPNAFESVLTFTPDGAATRVEMHTVFPTKEMRDELVEKYHVIEGGQQTLSKLAAYVTEIVRKGED comes from the coding sequence ATGGCAGTAAAAGGATGGGACGCGCAGTCGGCGACGGCCGACCGCGAGATCGTGATCTCGCGGATCATTAGCGCCCCACGGGAGCTGGTGTTCGAGGCGTTCACCGAAGTCCGGCACCTGTCGCGATGGTGGGGACCCACGGGGTTCACCACCACCACGCGGGCGTTTGAGTTCCGCGCCGGCGGCGTGTGGGACTTCGTGATGCACGGACCGGATGGAACGGACTACCAGGAGTGGATCTGCTGGACTGAGATTTCGCCGCCGGAACGGATCGCGCTGCTGCACGGTGAACGGCGCGGCGACCCGAACGCCTTCGAGTCGGTCCTCACCTTCACGCCCGATGGCGCGGCGACCCGGGTTGAGATGCACACGGTGTTCCCCACCAAAGAGATGCGCGACGAGCTGGTCGAGAAGTACCACGTGATCGAGGGCGGCCAGCAGACCCTGAGCAAACTGGCTGCCTACGTCACCGAGATCGTTCGGAAGGGAGAGGACTGA
- a CDS encoding ArsR/SmtB family transcription factor: MTRLIAPALHIPISVYDERMARAATTSDIFNAIAEPQRREILVLLRTGELPVTELAEELGMTQPGTSKHLRVLREVGLVRDRKAGKQRLYSLDAYELRAVHEWTGGFERFWNESFNRLDAYVQDLKKARKEK; the protein is encoded by the coding sequence GTGACCCGCCTGATTGCTCCGGCTTTACATATTCCGATATCGGTATATGATGAGCGCATGGCACGAGCAGCGACCACGTCGGATATCTTCAACGCGATCGCCGAGCCGCAGCGCCGGGAGATCCTGGTCCTGCTGCGGACGGGTGAGCTGCCGGTGACCGAGTTGGCCGAAGAGCTAGGGATGACCCAGCCGGGGACGTCCAAACACCTGCGGGTGCTCCGCGAAGTCGGGCTGGTGCGGGACCGCAAGGCAGGCAAGCAGCGCCTGTACAGCCTTGACGCCTACGAGTTGCGGGCGGTCCACGAGTGGACCGGCGGGTTCGAACGGTTCTGGAACGAGAGCTTCAACCGGCTGGACGCGTACGTGCAGGACCTCAAGAAGGCAAGGAAGGAGAAGTGA
- a CDS encoding MFS transporter, producing MSTISPVSAGTLLRLPSFLFFLLSRSLTRFASQIGAVAIGWQIYDLTGSAFDLGMVGLVQFLPTALLVFVAGQTADRFERKRVVQLCQLAEAATALFLCWGSYGGWLTEVHIFIATFVLGMAGAFESPTISALLPLIAPQGSLQRATALSSAAAQVATITGPALGGIAYAFAPGLPYGIMLAFWLLSALLTGGIRTTEPEPAKDAATADDVFAGVRFIRNNPAILGTISLDLFAVLFGGVTALLPIYARDILNAGPSGLGILRAAPAVGALLMTTILARHAIDRRVGMRMFQSVIVFGVATVVFALSHWIWLSVLALAVLGAADTISVVIRFSLVQLATPNEMRGRVGAVNFLFINASNYLGQFESGVAAALLGTVASAVLGGVATVAIALIWMRLFPSLRDVERLE from the coding sequence ATGTCTACGATTTCGCCGGTAAGTGCCGGGACACTTCTCCGACTTCCCTCATTCCTTTTCTTCCTGCTGTCGCGAAGCCTGACGCGATTTGCTAGCCAGATCGGCGCGGTGGCGATCGGCTGGCAGATCTATGACCTTACCGGCAGCGCCTTCGATCTCGGCATGGTCGGGCTGGTGCAGTTCCTGCCCACCGCGCTCCTGGTGTTCGTCGCGGGCCAAACCGCCGACCGGTTCGAGCGCAAGCGCGTGGTGCAGTTGTGTCAGCTCGCGGAGGCCGCCACCGCGCTGTTCCTGTGCTGGGGCTCCTATGGCGGCTGGCTCACCGAGGTGCACATCTTCATCGCGACCTTCGTGCTCGGCATGGCGGGCGCGTTCGAAAGCCCGACGATTTCGGCGCTGCTGCCGCTGATCGCGCCGCAGGGCTCGCTGCAACGCGCGACCGCGTTGTCGAGTGCGGCGGCTCAGGTCGCGACCATCACGGGTCCCGCGCTCGGCGGGATCGCTTACGCGTTCGCGCCAGGTTTGCCCTACGGCATCATGCTGGCGTTCTGGCTTCTCTCCGCGCTGTTGACCGGCGGCATCCGGACCACCGAGCCGGAGCCGGCCAAGGACGCTGCGACGGCCGATGATGTCTTTGCCGGCGTTCGTTTCATCAGAAACAATCCCGCCATTCTCGGCACCATATCGCTCGACCTGTTTGCGGTGCTGTTCGGCGGCGTGACCGCGCTGTTGCCGATCTATGCGCGCGATATCCTCAATGCCGGTCCGTCCGGCCTCGGCATCCTGCGCGCGGCGCCCGCCGTTGGCGCGCTGCTGATGACCACGATTCTGGCGCGCCACGCCATCGACCGCCGCGTCGGCATGCGCATGTTCCAGTCGGTGATCGTGTTCGGCGTTGCGACCGTCGTATTCGCACTGTCGCACTGGATCTGGCTGTCGGTGCTGGCGCTCGCCGTTCTCGGTGCGGCCGATACCATCAGCGTCGTGATCCGCTTCTCGCTGGTGCAACTGGCGACGCCGAACGAAATGCGCGGCCGCGTCGGCGCCGTGAACTTCCTGTTCATCAACGCCTCGAACTATCTCGGCCAGTTCGAGAGCGGCGTGGCCGCGGCGCTGCTCGGTACGGTGGCGTCCGCCGTGCTCGGCGGCGTTGCCACGGTTGCGATTGCGCTGATCTGGATGAGGCTGTTCCCGTCGCTGCGCGATGTCGAACGGCTGGAGTAG
- a CDS encoding SDR family oxidoreductase has translation MTEKNKIAIVTGAGTGVGRAASLALMHAGFTVALAGRRKEKLEETQSLGPAGKALVVPADMTDAGSIAALFAKVMETHGRLDLLFNNAGMGTPAMPFEDLTLAQWQAVVDTNLTAAFLCTQHAFRIMKDQTPRGGRIINNGSISAHAPRPFSAPYTSTKHAITGLTKATNLDGRAYDIAVGQIDIGNAATPMTDRMVDGVLQPDGRKMPEPRMDSKAVGDAVAYMAGLPLDANVLFMTVMASKMPFVGRG, from the coding sequence ATGACCGAGAAAAACAAGATCGCCATCGTCACCGGAGCCGGCACCGGCGTCGGCCGCGCCGCTTCGCTGGCGTTGATGCATGCCGGCTTCACGGTCGCGCTCGCCGGACGGCGCAAGGAGAAGCTCGAGGAAACCCAGAGCCTCGGCCCCGCCGGCAAGGCCCTCGTCGTCCCCGCCGACATGACCGACGCCGGCTCGATCGCCGCCCTGTTCGCCAAGGTGATGGAGACCCATGGCCGGCTTGATCTGCTCTTCAACAATGCCGGCATGGGAACGCCGGCGATGCCGTTTGAGGATCTGACGCTTGCGCAGTGGCAGGCGGTGGTCGACACCAACCTCACCGCCGCATTCCTTTGCACGCAGCACGCCTTCCGCATCATGAAGGACCAGACCCCGCGCGGCGGCCGCATCATCAACAACGGTTCGATTTCGGCGCATGCGCCGCGGCCGTTCTCGGCGCCCTATACGTCCACCAAGCACGCCATCACCGGCCTGACCAAGGCAACCAATCTCGACGGCCGCGCCTACGACATCGCGGTCGGCCAGATCGACATCGGCAATGCCGCAACCCCCATGACCGACCGTATGGTTGACGGTGTGTTGCAGCCGGACGGCCGCAAGATGCCGGAACCGCGCATGGACTCGAAGGCCGTCGGCGATGCGGTCGCCTATATGGCCGGCCTGCCGCTCGATGCTAACGTCCTGTTCATGACAGTCATGGCAAGCAAGATGCCGTTCGTGGGACGGGGCTAG
- a CDS encoding NupC/NupG family nucleoside CNT transporter, giving the protein MLQLQSAFGVVALLALAWVLGENRRSVSLRQAIVGLVVTFATAVVLIKLPFVAHLFGAINDAVGAIASASRAGTSFVFGYLGGGALPFDLKSPGADFILAFQALPIVLLMSVLTTLLFYWRVLPPIVRGMAVALERTLGIGGAVGLSTAANIFLGMVEAPLFIRPYIAQLTRSELFLVMTGGMAGIAGTVLVLYATLLSPLIPDAAGHFVIASVMGAPAAILVSLIMVPETRDVKTGGTAGDPRLTEDPDLHATSTMDAIVKGTTSGIELLINIIAMLIVLVALVHLANSILALLPELGGAITLQRLLGYIMAPVCWLMGLPWPQAVPAGSLMGTKTVLNELIAYVDFSKLPAGTLDPRSRLIMLYAMCGFANFGSLGIMVGGLGVMAPERRAEINSLGLKSIVSGTLTTCLMGAIVGVLT; this is encoded by the coding sequence ATGCTGCAACTGCAATCGGCGTTCGGCGTGGTCGCGCTGCTCGCGCTCGCCTGGGTGCTTGGCGAGAATCGCCGTAGCGTGTCGCTGCGGCAGGCGATCGTTGGCCTCGTGGTTACCTTTGCGACCGCGGTCGTTCTGATCAAGCTGCCCTTCGTGGCCCACCTGTTCGGCGCGATCAACGATGCGGTCGGCGCCATCGCTTCCGCCTCGCGCGCGGGCACGTCGTTCGTGTTCGGCTATCTCGGCGGCGGCGCGCTGCCGTTCGATCTGAAATCGCCGGGCGCCGATTTCATCCTGGCGTTTCAGGCGCTGCCGATCGTGCTGTTGATGAGCGTCCTGACCACGCTGCTGTTCTACTGGCGCGTCCTGCCGCCGATCGTCCGCGGTATGGCTGTCGCGCTCGAACGCACGCTTGGGATCGGCGGCGCGGTCGGTCTCTCCACCGCCGCCAATATCTTCCTCGGCATGGTGGAAGCGCCGCTGTTCATCCGCCCGTATATCGCCCAGCTCACCCGCAGCGAATTATTCCTGGTGATGACCGGGGGCATGGCCGGCATCGCCGGCACCGTGCTGGTGCTCTACGCCACGCTGCTCTCGCCGTTGATTCCGGATGCTGCCGGGCACTTCGTGATCGCCTCGGTCATGGGCGCGCCCGCCGCCATCCTGGTCAGCCTGATCATGGTGCCGGAAACGCGCGACGTGAAAACCGGTGGCACGGCGGGCGATCCGCGCCTCACCGAAGATCCCGACCTGCACGCGACGTCGACGATGGACGCGATCGTCAAGGGCACGACGTCCGGAATCGAACTCCTGATCAACATCATCGCGATGCTGATCGTACTGGTGGCGCTGGTCCATCTGGCAAACAGCATTCTCGCCCTTCTGCCCGAACTCGGCGGCGCGATCACGCTGCAACGCCTGCTCGGCTATATCATGGCGCCGGTATGCTGGCTGATGGGACTGCCGTGGCCGCAAGCCGTGCCTGCCGGCAGTCTCATGGGCACGAAGACCGTGCTCAACGAACTCATCGCCTATGTCGACTTCTCGAAATTGCCGGCCGGCACGCTCGACCCGCGCTCGCGCCTGATCATGCTCTATGCGATGTGCGGCTTCGCCAATTTCGGCAGCCTTGGCATCATGGTCGGCGGCCTCGGCGTCATGGCGCCCGAGCGCCGCGCCGAGATCAACTCGCTCGGGCTCAAATCGATCGTCTCGGGCACGCTGACGACCTGCCTGATGGGCGCAATCGTCGGCGTGCTGACGTGA
- a CDS encoding dihydrofolate reductase family protein translates to MAGKVFFKVSMSLDGFIAPESSKDLMGQQWMELQQWIFPTRFFRETLKLGEGGEEGRDNDVMRETFERTGASVMGKRMFDAGERMWPEEAPFHTPVFVVTHEKRDPWERPGGTIFHFVNDGIKTALDRAREAAGHRDVRIAGGGATILEYVNAGLIDEFGIALSPVLFGSGIRLFEGVDAGRVALEPIRAEPTQRVTHLTYAVHKR, encoded by the coding sequence ATGGCCGGAAAGGTGTTCTTCAAAGTGTCGATGTCGCTGGACGGGTTTATCGCGCCCGAGTCCAGCAAGGACTTGATGGGGCAGCAATGGATGGAACTGCAGCAGTGGATATTCCCGACGCGGTTCTTCCGGGAGACCCTGAAGCTCGGCGAGGGTGGCGAGGAGGGGCGCGACAACGACGTCATGCGGGAGACGTTCGAGCGCACCGGCGCGAGCGTCATGGGCAAGCGCATGTTCGACGCCGGCGAGCGGATGTGGCCGGAGGAGGCTCCGTTCCATACGCCGGTCTTCGTCGTGACGCACGAGAAGCGCGACCCCTGGGAGAGGCCGGGCGGGACCATTTTCCACTTCGTCAACGACGGCATAAAGACCGCGCTCGATCGGGCCCGCGAGGCTGCCGGCCACCGGGACGTCCGCATCGCCGGTGGCGGCGCAACGATCCTGGAATACGTGAACGCCGGCCTGATCGACGAGTTCGGGATCGCGCTCTCACCCGTGCTGTTCGGCTCCGGAATCCGCCTGTTCGAGGGCGTGGACGCGGGCCGCGTGGCGCTGGAGCCGATCCGCGCGGAGCCGACGCAGCGGGTGACTCACCTGACCTATGCAGTCCACAAGCGGTAG
- the groL gene encoding chaperonin GroEL (60 kDa chaperone family; promotes refolding of misfolded polypeptides especially under stressful conditions; forms two stacked rings of heptamers to form a barrel-shaped 14mer; ends can be capped by GroES; misfolded proteins enter the barrel where they are refolded when GroES binds): protein MSAKEVKFGVDARDRMLRGVDILANAVKVTLGPKGRNVVLDKSFGAPRITKDGVTVAKEIELEDKFENMGAQMVREVASKSADAAGDGTTTATVLAAAIVREGAKSVAAGMNPMDLKRGIDLAVEAVVADLVKNSKKVTSNEEIAQVGTISANGDAEIGKFLSDAMKKVGNEGVITVEEAKSLETELDVVEGMQFDRGYISPYFVTNADKMRVEMDDAYILINEKKLSSLNELLPLLEAVVQTGKPLVIVAEDVEGEALATLVVNRLRGGLKVAAVKAPGFGDRRKAMLQDIAILTGGQAISEDLGIKLENVTLNMLGRAKKVMIDKENTTIVNGAGKKVDIEARVNQIKAQIEETTSDYDREKLQERLAKLAGGVAVIRVGGATEVEVKERKDRVDDAMHATRAAVEEGIVPGGGVALLRASEQLKRIKTANDDQRTGVEIVRKALSWPARQIAINAGEDGSVIVGKILEKDQYAFGFDSQTGEYGNLVTKGIIDPTKVVRAAIQNAASVAALLITTEAMVAEVPKKNAGGPAMPPGGGMGGMDF from the coding sequence ATGTCAGCCAAAGAAGTAAAATTCGGCGTCGACGCCCGCGACCGCATGCTGCGCGGCGTCGATATCCTCGCCAACGCCGTCAAGGTGACGCTCGGCCCGAAGGGCCGCAACGTCGTGCTCGACAAGTCGTTCGGCGCGCCCCGCATCACCAAGGACGGCGTCACTGTCGCCAAGGAAATCGAGCTTGAGGACAAGTTCGAGAACATGGGCGCCCAGATGGTGCGCGAAGTCGCCTCCAAGTCCGCTGACGCGGCCGGCGACGGCACCACCACCGCAACGGTTCTTGCCGCTGCGATCGTTCGCGAAGGCGCCAAGTCGGTTGCCGCCGGCATGAACCCGATGGATCTGAAGCGCGGTATCGACCTCGCGGTCGAAGCCGTCGTTGCGGACCTCGTCAAGAACTCCAAGAAGGTCACCTCGAACGAGGAAATCGCCCAGGTCGGCACTATCTCGGCCAACGGCGACGCCGAGATCGGCAAGTTCCTCTCCGACGCCATGAAGAAGGTCGGCAACGAGGGCGTGATCACGGTCGAGGAAGCCAAGTCGCTGGAAACCGAACTCGATGTCGTCGAAGGCATGCAGTTCGACCGCGGCTACATCTCGCCCTACTTCGTCACCAACGCCGACAAGATGCGCGTTGAGATGGACGATGCCTACATCCTGATCAACGAGAAGAAGCTGTCCTCGCTCAACGAGCTGCTCCCGCTGCTCGAAGCCGTGGTGCAGACCGGCAAGCCGCTCGTCATCGTCGCGGAAGACGTCGAAGGCGAAGCTCTCGCCACCCTCGTCGTCAACCGTCTGCGTGGCGGCCTGAAGGTCGCGGCCGTCAAGGCTCCGGGCTTCGGCGATCGCCGCAAGGCCATGCTGCAGGACATCGCGATCCTGACCGGCGGCCAGGCGATCTCGGAAGACCTCGGCATCAAGCTCGAGAACGTCACCCTGAACATGCTTGGCCGCGCCAAGAAGGTGATGATCGACAAGGAAAACACCACGATCGTCAACGGCGCCGGCAAGAAGGTCGACATCGAGGCGCGCGTGAACCAGATCAAGGCGCAGATTGAGGAAACCACCTCGGACTACGACCGTGAGAAGCTCCAGGAGCGTCTAGCCAAGCTCGCCGGCGGCGTCGCGGTGATCCGCGTCGGTGGCGCGACCGAGGTCGAGGTGAAGGAGCGCAAGGATCGCGTGGATGACGCGATGCATGCGACCCGTGCGGCTGTTGAAGAAGGCATCGTACCGGGCGGCGGCGTCGCCCTGCTGCGCGCTTCCGAGCAGCTCAAGCGCATCAAGACCGCAAACGACGACCAGAGGACCGGCGTCGAGATCGTGCGCAAGGCGCTGTCCTGGCCGGCTCGCCAGATCGCGATCAACGCGGGCGAGGACGGCTCCGTCATCGTCGGCAAGATCCTCGAAAAGGATCAGTATGCGTTCGGCTTCGACAGCCAGACCGGCGAATACGGCAACCTGGTCACCAAGGGCATCATCGACCCGACCAAGGTGGTCCGCGCCGCGATCCAGAACGCTGCCTCCGTAGCCGCGCTCCTGATCACGACCGAGGCCATGGTCGCCGAAGTGCCGAAGAAGAACGCTGGCGGCCCCGCAATGCCTCCGGGCGGCGGCATGGGCGGCATGGACTTCTGA
- a CDS encoding YiiG family protein yields MKISSTILAVAVGLNCAAAMAQQQQSPPPDLGLHEIADSDMDRYIAKSNGVVGLLNASLRGKESWNRYLSWVDVKRGPTGKERIIYGLYSVGSSAKDAIEKARKAAGDKPAIPALDDATRQLASAFEALIPILNEAEAYYDRKDYLSDNMAGGKALHEKMVPAVTAFLAARATTDALQEQFKDMLDREQLAKIEKAEGRSVRWQVRNTMTLAKKAVDLMPSNPKGGADLQQFDAALATLGNAVRDFDTAVRESGKSTSIDSYPRDILGKLREMRDNIAKGRADNMTYSMDYNGVIQRYNMMVTLSNAFH; encoded by the coding sequence TTGAAAATTTCATCCACGATCCTCGCCGTTGCGGTTGGCCTGAACTGCGCGGCCGCCATGGCACAGCAACAACAATCGCCGCCTCCCGATCTTGGCCTGCACGAGATCGCGGATTCCGACATGGATCGTTACATCGCCAAGTCCAACGGCGTTGTCGGCCTCCTGAACGCTTCGCTACGCGGCAAGGAATCCTGGAACAGATATCTCAGCTGGGTCGACGTGAAGCGCGGCCCGACCGGCAAGGAGCGCATCATCTACGGCCTGTACTCGGTCGGATCGTCGGCCAAGGACGCGATAGAGAAGGCGCGCAAGGCGGCGGGCGACAAGCCGGCGATCCCTGCACTCGACGATGCAACCAGGCAGCTCGCCTCGGCCTTCGAAGCGCTGATTCCGATCCTGAACGAAGCGGAAGCCTATTACGATCGCAAGGATTACCTTTCCGACAACATGGCAGGAGGCAAGGCGCTGCACGAAAAAATGGTTCCGGCGGTAACGGCGTTTCTCGCGGCACGCGCCACGACCGACGCACTGCAGGAGCAGTTCAAGGACATGCTCGACCGCGAGCAGCTGGCGAAGATCGAAAAGGCCGAAGGCAGGAGCGTGCGCTGGCAGGTGCGAAACACCATGACGCTGGCGAAGAAGGCGGTCGACTTGATGCCGTCGAACCCGAAAGGCGGCGCCGACCTCCAGCAGTTCGATGCGGCGCTTGCGACTCTCGGCAACGCGGTGCGCGACTTCGATACGGCGGTCCGTGAGTCCGGAAAATCAACGTCGATCGACTCGTATCCGCGCGACATTCTCGGCAAATTGCGCGAGATGCGCGACAACATCGCCAAGGGCCGCGCCGACAACATGACGTATTCGATGGACTATAATGGCGTCATCCAGCGCTATAACATGATGGTGACGCTGTCGAACGCGTTCCATTGA
- a CDS encoding usg protein — translation MVSRVGVSEDFRKQVLGYGLTTAEILYRMPDHPSLLQSYVWQNYDLFPKFPALSDFLHFWQTKLEGPLYSVRVAHSKLIKPAELRAVDGVFRLH, via the coding sequence ATGGTCTCGCGGGTTGGCGTTTCCGAAGACTTCCGGAAACAAGTGCTGGGTTACGGGCTGACGACGGCGGAAATTCTCTATCGGATGCCGGATCATCCATCGCTGCTACAGAGCTACGTCTGGCAGAACTACGACCTGTTTCCGAAATTTCCGGCGCTGAGCGACTTCCTCCATTTCTGGCAAACCAAGCTCGAGGGGCCGCTTTATTCGGTTCGCGTCGCCCACTCCAAGCTGATCAAGCCCGCCGAACTTCGCGCCGTCGACGGCGTGTTCCGCCTGCATTGA